The genomic interval GGGTGACTCGGAGGACTCCGCGTCGTCGGCTACAGGCCCGCACCGGtgcaccatctgcaggaggaGCTTCGCGACGGGGCAGGCGCTCGGCGGTCACAAGCGCTGCCACTACTGGGACGGCACGTCGGTGCCCGTCTCCgtctcggcgtcggcgtcggcgtcgggtaCCTCGTCGGCTGTCAGGAACTTTGACCTCAACCTGATGCCGCTGCCGGAGAGCGCCGCCGGGATGAAGCGatgggcggaggaggaggaggtgcagAGTCCGCTTCCGGTCAAGAAGCTCAGGCTGtcacactaattaattaatcatacaccGTGCCCATCTTCTGTAAAGACAAAAGAAGATCTGCCCATTGATCGACTCTATTGAACAGAGTCTGTTCTTTGATTTGTTAAATTCATTGTTTCCTTAGTTGGTTTCTGTCTTTGATATAGTAACCATGCACATTCATGGATCTCTTAAGATAGATCGTTTCCATGGTATATGGCCTTAATTATGAGTGTTGATTCATTTGGTTAATTGCTTATTTATTCAATCTGAAACTAATTTACTGAAGTTGGTCAACATAAGGCAATGCAATTTCAAATCTCTTTCATATCAACATGGCGTATTTTAGTTTCACAAGGTCAAACTTTTCTAACAATGATTAGTCAACGCGCAGTACAACACTTTAAAGTGTTTTCacatcatattaatttaatttgcaagTATGATGAATATAATATGTAACTGCAGAAGATTtaatttaatcttaaaagaaatacaaactaaaatattgtaaaaaaataaaaggaataaAGTAGTATAGTATTGTTTACTCGACGTTTTAGATCCTACCGTCTCTGCAGATGCACATGATTTGTCTACtttttataactatatatagatCTAAATACCAAAAATATTACTGCCTATAAATGTTATTATAACAAGTCCTCCATTTATTCCAAACTATAAGCATCTCTAGGtttcatattttgtttcaCAATACCGTTATATCCCAACAATCATTTATCGCTCAAGAATTTCTTCCCAACTTAGCCATTCATCATCTCACATTCATTCATTCCTGCTTAATCTTAATCTTTGTTAAacaatatagatatatttatattctgtAATAGAGAAGGATAtactaatattattttagattataaggtTTTGTTTAGGATGTCATGTACACCACAGTTTGCTCTAGTAATTATTCACTTCCTctacacataaataaaagcattTATGTGTTGTTCTTTTAGGAATTAATGATGAAGACAAAGGGAGATCACTACGACATCTACAATAGTATTTTCTATTGGCGGTTTTTGACATGCTCACCTACTTGGCCAAATCAcggacattttttttctataacagTCTGTAATTAACTTACTTTGGTTAGGTGGCTATAGTAATGCGTACTCACTTTATTAAAGAAACATCAAAATTCCGGATTTGGAACTGGACATAATTATTTAAACTCAGAAGTTGAGTATTTCTGAGACCAAAATGAATATGTATCGTGTTCGTcgcctctctctttctctcttttactctctctatcccataatataaggagtaactatttttttctcataatataagacatgcATGTAAACATGTATTAACTAGCATATTTTTTACTATCAAAACGTTCCattacatgcatacatacatatatctaGGTAATCTAACGAAGTGCTAACGAAGAGCTAGTTATAACTCTTTCCTAGTTTTTGTGTTAGTTATAGTTGTGCCTTATATTATGTGATAGAGCGAGTATCAGCAAGTGTAAGATGACAATCAGCTGATCGTGGTGGTGACACAATTGAAATAGCAAAGCATGATCCAAGTTTATCCTGATATTCTTAATGGGAGTCATCGGACGCCTTAAACAATTTGGGTGCACCCCTTCTTATCTAACTTGAAATCTTCCTAGCAGCATCCGTCGTTGATGACTGGTGTCACTTTCCCTATGATCTATGAAAGGACAAGTACGTTTATCAAACCATGCCTCTCCCAAATAGGAGAAATAAGTACCGAaacttataaaacaaaataacgtTAACACTAGCTAGCCGCCATGCATTTTACATGTTTTACGAATGATTGCAATTTAATATAAAGTATTGCTATATTTAAGTATCAGGACAGTGCTCTATACTGCTGTTCAGGAGAGAGGGGGGACGACAACAAACAAGTAGTACTCCGGAAAACAtatttgtgtttttgtttttcaggtCAACAGTAATAATacctatattttataatgtaaggtTTTATAGTATTGTGCCTAAATTTATACGGatgttaattaatctagaccAACGTCCAATAGTTTGAAAGGCATGCAGGTTAACAAGTTTATTTCGCAGGGAATATAATTTTGCCGATAAACTAGCAAGCTAGCATTCTGTTAATATGctattaattaagcttaaaagggAAAGTTTTACATTGGAATTCACCGCGGAACTACTCAGTACAAGCCACTGAAGAAGACGTGCTGCtccattttgtttcaaaatataaacattttcacGATTTAAAGTATGCACCACAGATTcatcattttctatttaaattcttctcattttatcATTAACTATCATCTCAGctttatcaatatatttatcatctaCTGACCAgcctaaaataattatattttagaacataaaTAACACTTGCTAGAACCATAGAGATGCACGGCTCCAACGTGCACAAATCATGCACCATCACTATATGAATTATGTATTGTAGCTAGAGCCGGAAGGAAGCTACAAGCATGCACGCATCTGTGTTTCAAGCTTCACGTCCGCCCTCGTGCTACTTTGACCCTGACTGCTGCCACATGCACCTTAATTTCTTCTTCCgttccatccatgcatgcatatatccaCCCACCCCGGCCGtcacatacaaatatatacaacatgcatgcatactaACTACTACCACTCATATATATTCGATCAGTCCAGAGCTACCATTCGATCTCCAACCCAAACAGAGCTACCTACCATTTCATACAGCATCTAGAATTAGCTTTCACGCATGCAAATGACGACTAGCATGACCCACGATGACTACGTCTCCCTTTGCCTCATGGCGCTCGCCCAGGCCAGCGTTGGTGGTCAGtgggtgcagcagcagcagcagatccaGATGGTGTCGCCGGCGTGCGACGAGCTCCGGTTCCGGTGCTCCGTCTGCGGCAAGGCGTTCCCGTCGCACCAGGCGCTAGGCGGCCACAAGGCAAGCCACCGGAGGCCGACGGCCGCTCTGGCTCTGCCCGTTCACCGAATCGACGCGCCGTCCGCCGACGACACGGCctcatcgacgacgacgacgacgacgtcgggcggcagCAGGCACAGGTGCTCAGTTTGCCACCGGACCTTCGCGACGGGGCAGGCGCTCGGCGGGCACAAGAGGTGCCATTACTGGGACGGGCTGTCGGTAGTGTCGGTCACGGCATCGGCGTCAGGTTCCGGTTCGTCGAGCATGAGGAATTTTGACCTGAACCTAAAGCCGGTGCCGGAGACGGTGGCTGCCGGCGTGAGAAGttggggagaggaggaggaggtccaGAGCCCCTTGCCGTTCAAGAAGCGCCGGATTTCAATCCCATCATTGGAGCTTAATTTATAGCATCTTAAATCATTACTGTCCAGAATTTCATTCGTTCCAAATCTTCTTTGATTTTCTTGTTGAGGGTATCCATTGTTATTAATTATCTCTTCGTCTGTATATTTGTGATCAaggaagaattttttttcttaattaccattattacaaaaaaaagtatattagTGATGGGTGCTAGAGGGCTTCAGTACCGGGTATACAAACTATACTCCCAACACTGATGAGACCAATCCATCTGTGCTGGATGTGAAATCAAGCACAAAAGAGGTTACCTGAGTAAAAAAACAGTCGTTGGTTCGACACATCAGCTCGAATCATGGTGACGCATCGAGCTCGAccgccccctcccccaccgAAGAACATGTCAAGGACTTCATATCGGTCCAAGAACATATCCATACGGaacaaatcaaaacaaatcacaaacGGTTGCTACTTCAGTCACCATCACGTGCTGGGATCGTCGTCACCATCGCCATCGCAGCGCTGGGGTCCTCGTGCTACCGCCGCAGTGCAATCGTCACTGTGCTAGGGTCTCCACTCATCGCTACCATCGCGCGTTGGGGTCGCCACCCCATTGCCGCTCTAGGGTCGCACTACGCCGCCGATCTCCAGCTACATGGGGTTACTGCTCCACAGCACGGTCGCAACGTCTTTGTACGCCTCATCATAGAACATTTTCTTGCCTACGGTGCTCGTCTCAGCTAACTGACCCTCATGTACATGGATAGGTAGACCAATGGGTGTGACGTCCTTCATGTAATCTATACAACATTCAACCACCTCCTCAGTTGTATACCCCTCTATCATTGATCCCTCCGGATGAGCTCGGTTATGGACATACCTTTTCAGAACCGACATGTACCTCTCGTACGCCCACATCTGATGTAAGTTTAGGGGACCAATTTCAATAATTTAAGGGACGATGTGCACAATCAGATGCTCCATCATATTGAAGTAAGATGGAGGGAACAACATTTCAAGCTGGCAACCTGTTTTGATTGCAAATTTTTGAAGGGGGCCAAACTCTTTAGGAGCAAAAACCTTCTGTGATACTCGAATGAAAAAGTAGCACAACTTTGTTTCCACCATCTTAGTGTGAATTGGTTTGACCGCTCTTATAGCAATAGGTAGGAAAACAATTAATATCTTCATGACGGTCGTGAGCATTGTACCCAGATACGGTTAAATATTTCATAGATACAAGTTTTCTGATGTTCGATGAGAAACCGGTCGGGATCTTCAAAGTACGCAAGCATGTACATAAAGcctttttctcttctattGTTAGTGAGTAGCATGCCGGAGCAATATCAATCTTCCTATTTACCAGCTCTTTTGGGTGAAGGTCATGCCTTATGTCCATATGACTAGGTCGGTACTTGAGTTCAGCCCATTTTTCATCTTACTCGGGATGTCTAGTAAAGTGCCAATGGTACTGTCGAATACATTCTTCTCAAGATACATTACATCAATGACATGACGAACCTCTAGGTCTTTCCAGTAATCGAGAttcctaaaatatattcagTGCTTCTTGAAAGGCCACACATTTCCCTGATCCGTCGCATTTGTAGGATCCTTATCCTTTGCTTTCTTCCTCTTGACTGCCTTCTTCTTAACCTTCCCAAACACAACCTTAGTATTCTTGGTCATGTCGAAAACTTGTGCACCAGCGCATGCTTCTAGGGGAAGATCGTTCTGTTAAcgcaaaattttggcaaatggTCGTTATAGATTGAAGCACGGTTgaagaccgaatcggataggAAGGATCGAATCGGCTGAGGACAGGAAAACTGGGTGCGATGTGGTTGCAGCCAATAGAGTCTAGATCGGACAAGAACGGGAGTCCGGTTGGGCCCAAAGCTTGGAGATGGGTTCGGTATTTAActgtgagtccgtgtagattACTTAGGATTTATctcgaagtttgtttaggattctattatttaattagtgtccGGACAGTCTAAAGTTAGTTAGTAGCGGATTTTTATCCGGTTAGTTACttcccggggctataaatataagtgcccggggtccttgtaaattatcaGCAGATCAGtctaacttggcgcatcgcctcaaaccttccacttgcttgagctttcggcgcggggtttgtcagcttcgcaatgtaagttctagttcgtcagaacccgtcgatcaactaagatagaactgtctcggttaagtccgatattctgcttggttgatcggcgggctgagcTCTATTACTGTTTTGACCTGTTCTAGCTTAAAATAGTAATAACATTCGTTCAAGTCTCTATGAATTCTTCTTTTCAATCTGGTAACGTTGTTCTAGTTGGCTtggttctgtctcggtttagtccgatcaatctagttcACTGTATCCACGTTGTTGGATTGGATCGAGGATTCATAGAGGCTTATTGCTGGGGTTTTAGCCAGTATTATCTCTTGAGTAATtcattggttggttggttaaaTTCactgatcttcatgtttctatggttATGTCATGCtagactgcatactgtctcggctAGGCCTGATCTATGTCAGTTTTGTATGATATGTCCATAGAAGTTTGTCTGATCGGCTGAGTTTAATGGATTGATTGATGGATTATGTTGTTTCGCTATCTCATTATTCGCATATTATACTATTCGTCTGATGTTATACGTGGCTAtgtttagatctgtactgtctcgattaagtttgatcttctagatctgtaTTGGGCACGTGTGCCAttggttgttattgttttatgttaaTGATTAGTGATAGCATTCCAGTTCACGTATAATTACATATTCCTGTCTCAGTTGCTCACCTTATGTGCGATAAGTTCTGTAATGGTCCGATCAGTcggttaatcttaagactgtcttggttcggtccgatcttttaagattaattgatCGATTAGACTATTCAGTATTTATCGCACTTCTGGTTCAgccgattgggcatatttacaaatgttatcataaaattcctgtaaagctgATCGTCTAGTCTGTCGGGTAGGGTCCTAGGGCGGTATCGGCTGTCCAGCCGATGGAGACTTCATGGTTAACAATTTTTCGTGTTATGTCTTGTTAGttacatgatcaaactgactggcacacccAATATTTCTATGAATTAGATCCTGCACTGGAGTTGTCTAAGAATGATTCCTAGGCCTACTTGTGTTACCGTTGactgttattttcagcgtcaacacatttttggtaCGCCCAGTGGGACCGTGTCAAGAACCCTATTCAGCCACGAGCCAATCAAGCATCCGTCAAGTCAAGACAACAACAATGGTAGCAAAGGAAGTCAGTGCCGAGAACATCCTCCCTGTCACCTGGGAGAGCCTCACTGATGAGCAGCGGGCCCTGGTGCAGCGACATATGGATAAATTCCAGAAGCTGTGCCTCGAGTCCTTCAGCATGACTCGAAGAGGCCCGGTGCAGAAGTCTCGACTTCCGACACCTGAGTCGGAGCCAGGGAAGAACAAGGAACCACCCCTTGAGAACCAGCCGAATCTATAGGACATGGTAGATTCGGCAGTACACCATGCAGTCATCAACCAATCGGGGGTGCTGGTGAATACCCTGTCGGGATTGATTCGGCAGGTGGCCGATGGAGCTCCTGACGGGGAATCACACCAGAGGGGGCCTAGATACTTCCCTGACGGGGAAAGACCCAGGTATCGGCAGTACAAGGATGAGAGAGATCCAAGGGACGAAGAGCCGATACCGCCACATGCCCGTGTGCACTTGGAAGAGATCCCGGAGAGGCCCAGGCAACCCTACTAGGAGAGGACTCCACCAAGGAACGCTCGACACGTCGACCTATACTATCGGGATAACCAGTAGTACCAACCACCTCCAGCATGGCCACATCAACCAGAGCCGATGTACGAGAACCAATTCTGTTAGCCCGACCCAGTGCCCAGAGGGCAATTCAGGGATGAAGATTGTACAGACCGAATAGCAGAGGTCATGCAGGAGCGCTTCGGCCTAAGGCCGAGGGAACAAACAACCATGTATCGGTGCCCATACTCAGAGTGGTTTGAGAGGGTGCCGTTACCACACCGGTATAGGGTACCGGATTTCTCCATGTTCTCGGGGCAAGATGGCACATCAACTATCGAGCATGTCGGCTGATTCCTAGCCTAGTGTGGTGAAGCATCAGCTGAAGATGCGCTAAAAGTGTGTTTTTCCCACTTACATTATCTAGATCGGCCTTCACTTGGTTTTCATCCCTGCCTCCAAATTCGGTCAGGAGCTGAGCCGATCTCGAAAAATAGTTCCACATGTATTTCTTTGCAGGAGTACAAGAGATGACGTTGACCGATCTCACCACAGTCAgacaaaaaatagatgaatcgGTCCATGACTACGTCTAGAGATTCCGCAACGTGAGAAGCCGATGCTATCGGCTAAACTTAAGCGACCAGCAGTTGGCCGAATTAGCATTCCAGGGCTTGCTTGGCCAAATTAGGGAAA from Oryza brachyantha chromosome 3, ObraRS2, whole genome shotgun sequence carries:
- the LOC102710003 gene encoding zinc finger protein 36-like, with translation MTTSMTHDDYVSLCLMALAQASVGGQWVQQQQQIQMVSPACDELRFRCSVCGKAFPSHQALGGHKASHRRPTAALALPVHRIDAPSADDTASSTTTTTTSGGSRHRCSVCHRTFATGQALGGHKRCHYWDGLSVVSVTASASGSGSSSMRNFDLNLKPVPETVAAGVRSWGEEEEVQSPLPFKKRRISIPSLELNL